One window of Candidatus Methylocalor cossyra genomic DNA carries:
- the aroB gene encoding 3-dehydroquinate synthase, producing the protein MRTLEVALGDRSYPIYIGAGLLRRGEWLTRHLDTGQVMIVTNATIAPLYLEALKAQLVGYQVGTVVLPDGEEYKTMDSAMLIWDALLDHRFSRQAHVVALGGGVIGDLAGFAAACYQRGVPFVQIPTTLLAQVDSSVGGKTAVNHRRGKNMIGAFHQPRCVIADTDTLATLADREFRAGLAEVVKYGLIRDAEFFAWLEQRMEALLRRDPESLAFAIERCCRNKAEVVAADERESGERAMLNLGHTFGHAIEAGLGYGTILHGEAVAIGICQAADLSRRLGWLDQHEMNRIVSLFRRAGLPVVPPPLPTERYLDCMALDKKNTEEQIRFILLERIGRARLPSAVGMDLLRATLDEFGRTPAL; encoded by the coding sequence ATGAGAACCCTCGAGGTGGCCTTGGGCGACCGCAGTTACCCGATCTACATCGGGGCGGGATTGCTGCGACGGGGCGAATGGCTGACCCGGCATCTCGACACCGGCCAGGTCATGATCGTGACCAACGCCACCATCGCGCCCCTCTACCTGGAGGCGCTCAAGGCCCAACTCGTCGGCTATCAGGTGGGTACCGTGGTTTTGCCCGACGGTGAAGAGTACAAAACCATGGACTCGGCCATGTTGATCTGGGATGCCCTCTTGGATCACAGGTTCAGCCGCCAGGCCCATGTGGTGGCCCTGGGCGGCGGGGTGATCGGCGACCTGGCCGGCTTTGCCGCGGCCTGTTACCAGCGGGGCGTGCCGTTCGTGCAGATCCCAACCACCCTGTTGGCCCAGGTGGATTCGTCAGTGGGCGGCAAGACCGCTGTCAACCATCGGCGCGGCAAGAACATGATCGGCGCCTTCCACCAGCCCCGCTGCGTCATCGCCGACACCGATACCCTCGCCACCCTGGCCGACCGGGAATTCCGCGCCGGTCTCGCCGAGGTGGTGAAATACGGCCTGATTCGGGATGCGGAATTTTTTGCCTGGCTCGAACAGCGGATGGAGGCCTTGCTGCGGCGCGATCCGGAAAGCCTCGCGTTTGCCATTGAGCGCTGCTGTCGGAACAAGGCCGAGGTGGTGGCGGCAGACGAGCGGGAGTCCGGCGAGCGGGCGATGCTCAATCTGGGACATACCTTCGGCCACGCCATCGAGGCGGGCCTGGGCTATGGCACTATTTTGCACGGTGAGGCGGTCGCCATCGGCATCTGTCAGGCGGCCGACCTGTCGCGACGACTGGGTTGGTTGGATCAGCACGAGATGAACCGGATCGTGAGCCTGTTCCGGCGCGCCGGTTTGCCGGTGGTGCCGCCCCCCCTGCCTACGGAACGGTACCTGGACTGCATGGCCCTCGACAAGAAAAATACCGAGGAGCAGATCCGCTTCATTCTCCTGGAGCGGATAGGCCGGGCCCGCTTGCCCTCGGCGGTCGGGATGGACCTGTTGCGGGCGACCCTGGACGAGTTCGGGCGTACCCCGGCTCTTTGA